From Glycine soja cultivar W05 chromosome 4, ASM419377v2, whole genome shotgun sequence, the proteins below share one genomic window:
- the LOC114409233 gene encoding GATA transcription factor 25-like produces MFGSINQIVSAEDTDGPVSDHHIHYSSHTIEDDGAASDHHIHYSSHTIEEDGTASDHHIHYSSHTIEDDGAAVEDVSAVPGPEISIDNSSQLTLSFRGQVYVFDAVTPDKVQAVLLLLGGNELTSGSQCAELSSRNQTGEEEYPAKCSLPHRAASLNRFRQKRKERCFDKKVRYSVRQEVALRMHRNKGQFTSSKNQDGTNSWGSDQESGQDAVQSETLCCTHCGISSKSTPMMRKGPSGPRSLCNACGLFWANRGTLRDLSKRNLEHSLTPPEQVDEGSNNNDLDIRSGIPAQHNNLVNDSKALVSDR; encoded by the exons atgttCGGCTCCATCAACCAGATCGTCTCCGCCGAAGACACCGACGGCCCCGTCTCCGACCACCACATCCATTACAGTTCCCACACCATCGAAGACGACGGCGCCGCCTCCGATCACCACATCCATTACAGTTCCCACACCATCGAAGAAGACGGCACCGCCTCCGACCACCACATCCATTACAGTTCCCACACCATCGAAGACGATGGCGCCGCTGTCGAAGACGTTTCCGCCGTTCCGGGCCCTGAAATCTCTATCGACAATTCTAGCCAGCTCACGCTCTCGTTTCGCGGCCAAGTCTATGTCTTCGATGCTGTTACACCTGATAAg GTTCAAGCAGTGTTGTTGCTGCTGGGAGGAAATGAACTAACTTCGGGTTCGCAATGTGCGGAGCTATCATCTCGAAATCAGACT GGTGAGGAGGAATATCCTGCAAAATGTAGTCTACCACATCGAGCAGCGTCATTGAATAGGTTCCGTCAGAAGAGGAAAGAGCGGTGCTTTGATAAGAAAGTTAGATATAGTGTACGTCAAGAAGTTGCACTCAG GATGCATCGAAATAAGGGTCAATTTACTTCATCAAAGAATCAGGATGGAACTAATAGTTGGGGTTCAGATCAAGAGTCAGGGCAGGATGCTGTTCAATCAGAAACCTT GTGCTGCACACATTGTGGAATAAGTTCAAAATCCACTCCAATGATGCGTAAGGGGCCATCTGGTCCAAGGTCACTTTGCAATGCTTGTGGGCTTTTTTGGGCAAATAGG GGCACTTTGAGGGATCTTTCTAAGAGAAACCTGGAACACTCTCTTACACCACCTGAGCAG GTTGATGAGGGCAGTAATAATAATGACTTGGACATTCGGAGTGGCATCCCTGCACAGCATAACAATCTTGTTAATGATAGCAAAGCTTTGGTATCTGATCGTTGA
- the LOC114409232 gene encoding GATA transcription factor 24-like isoform X2, which translates to MATVNPQPLQFEDPAIPVDEDDDDDDDGGDDDAMDELEDANVNSVNVTNAASVNYEAVVAMPSRTSELTLSFEGEVYVFPAVTPQKVQAVLLLLGGRDVQASVPAVEPPFDQSNRDMGDTPKRSNLSRRIASLVRFREKRKERCFDKKIRYSVRKEVAQRMHRKNGQFASLKESPGSSNWDSAQSSGQVGTSHSESVRRCHHCGVGENNTPAMRRGPAGPRTLCNACGLMWANKGTLRDLSKGGRNLSVEQSDLDTPIDVKPTSVLEGELPGIHDEQGSSEDPSKSNAADGSSNHAVNPSDEELPETAEHFTNVLPLGIGHSSTNDSEQVICYATQGWVANLNINVAVC; encoded by the exons ATGGCGACCGTGAATCCGCAGCCTCTGCAGTTCGAGGACCCAGCGATACCCGTCGACGAAGACGatgacgacgacgacgacggTGGTGATGATGACGCTATGGATGAGTTGGAGGATGCGAATGTTAACTCAGTGAACGTTACTAATGCCGCGAGTGTAAATTATGAAGCGGTAGTGGCTATGCCTTCCAGAACTAGCGAGCTCACTCTTTCTTTCGAGGGAGAAGTTTATGTCTTTCCCGCTGTCACTCCTCAGAAG GTGCAAGCTGTCTTGCTGCTTTTGGGAGGACGTGATGTGCAGGCAAGTGTGCCAGCAGTTGAACCACCATTTGATCAAAGTAACAGG GACATGGGTGATACTCCAAAGCGTTCAAACCTTTCACGAAGAATAGCATCCTTGGTCAGGTTCCGCGAGAAACGCAAGGAAAGATGTTTTGACAAGAAAATTAGGTATTCCGTCAGAAAAGAGGTAGCACAGAG GATGCATCGGAAGAATGGGCAGTTTGCTTCCTTGAAGGAAAGCCCAGGTTCATCTAATTGGGATTCTGCACAGAGTTCTGGTCAAGTTGGCACTTCTCATTCTGAATCTGT ACGTAGATGTCACCATTGTGGTGTCGGTGAAAATAATACTCCTGCAATGCGTCGGGGGCCAGCTGGACCAAGGACTTTATGTAATGCATGCGGCCTTATGTGGGCTAACAAG GGCACACTCAGAGATCTCAGTAAGGGTGGAAGGAATCTTTCTGTTGAGCAAAGTGATCTG GACACTCCTATTGATGTCAAGCCTACTTCTGTTCTTGAAGGGGAATTGCCTGGCATCCATGATGAGCAA GGTAGTTCTGAAGATCCTTCCAAGTCCAATGCAGCGGATGGTTCTAGTAATCATGCTGTAAACCCCAGTGATGAG GAATTGCCTGAAACTGCAGAACACTTTACGAACGTTCTGCCACTGGGAATTGGTCATTCTTCAACAAATGACAGTGAACAG GTGATATGCTATGCCACTCAAGGATGGGTTGCTAATTTGAATATCAACGTAGCGGTGTGCTAA
- the LOC114409232 gene encoding GATA transcription factor 19-like isoform X3, producing the protein MATVNPQPLQFEDPAIPVDEDDDDDDDGGDDDAMDELEDANVNSVNVTNAASVNYEAVVAMPSRTSELTLSFEGEVYVFPAVTPQKVQAVLLLLGGRDVQASVPAVEPPFDQSNRRSNLSRRIASLVRFREKRKERCFDKKIRYSVRKEVAQRMHRKNGQFASLKESPGSSNWDSAQSSGQVGTSHSESVRRCHHCGVGENNTPAMRRGPAGPRTLCNACGLMWANKGTLRDLSKGGRNLSVEQSDLDTPIDVKPTSVLEGELPGIHDEQGSSEDPSKSNAADGSSNHAVNPSDEELPETAEHFTNVLPLGIGHSSTNDSEQEPLVELSNPSDTDIDIPGNFD; encoded by the exons ATGGCGACCGTGAATCCGCAGCCTCTGCAGTTCGAGGACCCAGCGATACCCGTCGACGAAGACGatgacgacgacgacgacggTGGTGATGATGACGCTATGGATGAGTTGGAGGATGCGAATGTTAACTCAGTGAACGTTACTAATGCCGCGAGTGTAAATTATGAAGCGGTAGTGGCTATGCCTTCCAGAACTAGCGAGCTCACTCTTTCTTTCGAGGGAGAAGTTTATGTCTTTCCCGCTGTCACTCCTCAGAAG GTGCAAGCTGTCTTGCTGCTTTTGGGAGGACGTGATGTGCAGGCAAGTGTGCCAGCAGTTGAACCACCATTTGATCAAAGTAACAGG CGTTCAAACCTTTCACGAAGAATAGCATCCTTGGTCAGGTTCCGCGAGAAACGCAAGGAAAGATGTTTTGACAAGAAAATTAGGTATTCCGTCAGAAAAGAGGTAGCACAGAG GATGCATCGGAAGAATGGGCAGTTTGCTTCCTTGAAGGAAAGCCCAGGTTCATCTAATTGGGATTCTGCACAGAGTTCTGGTCAAGTTGGCACTTCTCATTCTGAATCTGT ACGTAGATGTCACCATTGTGGTGTCGGTGAAAATAATACTCCTGCAATGCGTCGGGGGCCAGCTGGACCAAGGACTTTATGTAATGCATGCGGCCTTATGTGGGCTAACAAG GGCACACTCAGAGATCTCAGTAAGGGTGGAAGGAATCTTTCTGTTGAGCAAAGTGATCTG GACACTCCTATTGATGTCAAGCCTACTTCTGTTCTTGAAGGGGAATTGCCTGGCATCCATGATGAGCAA GGTAGTTCTGAAGATCCTTCCAAGTCCAATGCAGCGGATGGTTCTAGTAATCATGCTGTAAACCCCAGTGATGAG GAATTGCCTGAAACTGCAGAACACTTTACGAACGTTCTGCCACTGGGAATTGGTCATTCTTCAACAAATGACAGTGAACAG GAACCTCTGGTTGAGCTTTCTAATCCTTCAGATACAGATATTGACATTCCAGGAAACTTTGATTAG
- the LOC114409232 gene encoding GATA transcription factor 24-like isoform X1, with the protein MATVNPQPLQFEDPAIPVDEDDDDDDDGGDDDAMDELEDANVNSVNVTNAASVNYEAVVAMPSRTSELTLSFEGEVYVFPAVTPQKVQAVLLLLGGRDVQASVPAVEPPFDQSNRDMGDTPKRSNLSRRIASLVRFREKRKERCFDKKIRYSVRKEVAQRMHRKNGQFASLKESPGSSNWDSAQSSGQVGTSHSESVRRCHHCGVGENNTPAMRRGPAGPRTLCNACGLMWANKGTLRDLSKGGRNLSVEQSDLDTPIDVKPTSVLEGELPGIHDEQGSSEDPSKSNAADGSSNHAVNPSDEELPETAEHFTNVLPLGIGHSSTNDSEQEPLVELSNPSDTDIDIPGNFD; encoded by the exons ATGGCGACCGTGAATCCGCAGCCTCTGCAGTTCGAGGACCCAGCGATACCCGTCGACGAAGACGatgacgacgacgacgacggTGGTGATGATGACGCTATGGATGAGTTGGAGGATGCGAATGTTAACTCAGTGAACGTTACTAATGCCGCGAGTGTAAATTATGAAGCGGTAGTGGCTATGCCTTCCAGAACTAGCGAGCTCACTCTTTCTTTCGAGGGAGAAGTTTATGTCTTTCCCGCTGTCACTCCTCAGAAG GTGCAAGCTGTCTTGCTGCTTTTGGGAGGACGTGATGTGCAGGCAAGTGTGCCAGCAGTTGAACCACCATTTGATCAAAGTAACAGG GACATGGGTGATACTCCAAAGCGTTCAAACCTTTCACGAAGAATAGCATCCTTGGTCAGGTTCCGCGAGAAACGCAAGGAAAGATGTTTTGACAAGAAAATTAGGTATTCCGTCAGAAAAGAGGTAGCACAGAG GATGCATCGGAAGAATGGGCAGTTTGCTTCCTTGAAGGAAAGCCCAGGTTCATCTAATTGGGATTCTGCACAGAGTTCTGGTCAAGTTGGCACTTCTCATTCTGAATCTGT ACGTAGATGTCACCATTGTGGTGTCGGTGAAAATAATACTCCTGCAATGCGTCGGGGGCCAGCTGGACCAAGGACTTTATGTAATGCATGCGGCCTTATGTGGGCTAACAAG GGCACACTCAGAGATCTCAGTAAGGGTGGAAGGAATCTTTCTGTTGAGCAAAGTGATCTG GACACTCCTATTGATGTCAAGCCTACTTCTGTTCTTGAAGGGGAATTGCCTGGCATCCATGATGAGCAA GGTAGTTCTGAAGATCCTTCCAAGTCCAATGCAGCGGATGGTTCTAGTAATCATGCTGTAAACCCCAGTGATGAG GAATTGCCTGAAACTGCAGAACACTTTACGAACGTTCTGCCACTGGGAATTGGTCATTCTTCAACAAATGACAGTGAACAG GAACCTCTGGTTGAGCTTTCTAATCCTTCAGATACAGATATTGACATTCCAGGAAACTTTGATTAG